The Engystomops pustulosus chromosome 7, aEngPut4.maternal, whole genome shotgun sequence DNA window TgcctttttcactgatcaattgccatagaaattaTAGACTGCAGTCATCAGTCTTTTTCATGCACATTACAAGCATGTGTAAAAAGCAGTAAAAACTAATCAAAAATGCATGTGAAAAAAAATTAGTCTTACCTTAGTCTGTATTAAACATTTATTGCCAGCAGGGGGTGTGCTTTTATTGACTGTAAAGTGTTCCTTTCCTATTAAGGCATCATTGGTCTTCCCTCCATCATCTGAAGACTTTACATAAAATGCAAAGAGTGAAATTTGAGATTAATTGATATTGTCTAAATAAAAACTGTTGCCTTTGGCAACCACAATTCAATCGTTCAAGTCCACAGAGGGTAAATCAGTTGCTAGCATTAATCTGTGGGACAATtacttacaggcagtccctgggttacgtacaagatagggtttgtacttaagtcgaatttgtatgtaagtcggatctaagATCGTGGTCCCGCTATATCAGTGGCTTGTAAAGCGCTTCTGTGCGCATAAAGAACAAGCCGCTGGTATAATGCGACCGCGATCTTAGTGATGCAAGTGGAGGGGGAGTTGACTAAGGACGCTGTCGCGCGATACCAGCGGCTTGTAAAGCGCTTCCGTGCGCATAAAGAACAAGCCATTGGTATCGTGCGACTGCGTCCTTAGTTACTTTCCCCTGTGCTTGTATCAGTAAGATCGTGGTCCCGTTATATCAGTGGCTTGTAACGTGCGCATAAAGAACAAGCCACTGGTATTGTGCGACTGCGTCCTTAGTTACTTGCCCCTCTGCTTGTACCACTAAGATTGTGGTCCCGTTATATCAGTGGCTTGTAAAGCGCTTCCGTGCGCATAAAGAACAAGCCGCTGGTATAATGAGATCGCGATCTTAGTGATACAAGCGGAGGGGAGGTGACTAAGGACGCAGTCGCATGATACAGTGGCTTGTTCTTTATGCGCACGGAAGTGCTTTACAAGCCGCTGGTATCGCGAAACAGCGTCCTTAGTTACCTCCCCCTCTGCTTGCATCACTAAGGAGGCGGCGGCACGCATTCGGGGCTGAGGACCCCGTTCGTAACTAGGGGTTGTTCGCAACTTGGATCGTTGCAAGTcggcgactgcctgtatttgctttGTTCCTTTACCATACAAAAATAGCAATATCCAACATATAACTAATGAAGAAGACAGAGTTACGTTTTTATCGGGTAATCCAAGCAGCATCATAAGATCTGTGCATCCCTTGGAATTCTGCCACTCAGATCCAGATTTTGTGCCATCACTATTTTGCCAAGTAGAGTCACATTCCAGCCTGGAAAGTAATAGATACCACAAATCAAAattcttaaatgaaatctaccatcaaattcaggCATGAGGGCACttacacttatatatatatttaaaaatattatacatttacatgcaggtgtgtgccccctctggtaggatctgcttttTTAACACTTCCTATGCcctggttttctttttttttctataaaggctttaaaaattttgcaaAAGAGCCCGAGGGGCTGAAGGCTCCATTAAAACAGTAATTGAGCACAGAGCCCTTCAGGGTTATTTGCATAATatagaaaactttaaaaaaaaaacatggtataagaagctagaagaagagcagatcctgctagagagagcacacacctgcatgaaagtgtacttggtttacaatccctggtcctgatggtagatgtcctttaaatccttAAGTATTCATGTTACCATAATCGGGTCTTTATCAAGTGGGAGATGTTTTCTTCATCAGATGATGTCAGCAGTGCTTCTAGGCTTTTTACTTCTTCCTGTGTACCCCCTACAGCTATGGCTGGAAAGCTCAGCCTGAATATTCGTTCACATTCCTGTCGGTTCTGCAGCAAGATGACAAATAAGGGAAATATTCGTAACATGTGTTTAGTCATATCAACATTTACTTAAGATTACACTGAGGACTGTATTCTATGCAGGTTGTTTTCCCATCtgatcctggtgacaggtccagCTGGGTCCAAATGCAGaatctgcattaaaggggttgttcaagagcataaaaaaaacctttggtGGCAGGGAGGgggctggtaaaaaaaaatgaaaaaaaacaaaaacacgtaTTCAGCGCTGCAGAGGTAAgtaattgtttatattttttaactagccccctcccggccagcAATGGTTTTTTTATGCTCttggggaacctaccaccacaaatctacttaaagaggtagaacgggtggtaggtgcatttattggacgtgaggatatccCTTTATAGAGCTAATCctcgctatctttttaaaaatctttattgccctaatatgtaaattttccaaagaggctactggggcgtggagtagccggacatgaggctactcgtcgcggctactccacgccccagtagtctctttgttcctcctaccctgacatcttcgccGCACAGCTCCTTGAAGCGACACGCCCTTGTCCGAGAAGTTGgcgtactgcacatgcgcagaatggCCAGGCCGCGGCTGTGTGACCACtactctgaagccggagctaaagcgcatgcgcagaacttcgGCTACTTGGACGAGGGAGCGCAGCTAGGAGGAGCTGTgtgctgaagatgtcagggtaggaggaacaaagaggctactggggcgtggagtagccgcaacgtgtagcctcaggtccggctccacaccccagtagcttctttagaaaaatttatatattagggcaataaagatttttaaaagatagtggggacgtgaggattagctctaaaaagggctacctcacatcccatacatccacctgcCACCGGTTCTACAtgtataggtagattcgtggtggtaggtcccctttaagtcctAAAATCTTCCCTTATGGCAGAAGGGCTTAAGGCCCTCTGAGCTACAGGGCCACAGATGTCTCCATCTGTATTACCTCACAATCATCAAGAAAAAGTTtgtcatgcttgtgcagcgcagcgtaatctgtgtgcgctatataaataaagaattattattataaaagacATTTGAATGATCAGCAAATGATTTCCCATGTAGAAGTCCTTCAAAATTACATGACTAGGTTTTGGAGCTTTCAAGAAGTGAACCCATAACaagcaaaaataaaattaatagaaACCTCGAAAACCCTTATTGCGGCCCTGGTTTTTTAGTGGACATACCTCATTTCCAAGATTAAATGCATCCCATTGGGCTTCTCCTTCTGTTTGGTCAGTGTAGTCCCCTCCATCAGGTATGGTAGGAAGGACGACGTTCTCATCCAATGCTTCATTTTCATGAAGAAGTTGTTCAGGCTGTGGCGTAAACTCAGTAAAACTTTCAAAGTCTCCCCATGTACTGGTGACCTCGGGTGACGATTTATCTACATCACAGTCTTTGTGTAGAGCTATGGCTCCTCCGGGCCTGTTCTCTGAGCCAGTAGTAAATTGCACTGGTAACAATGTATCTTCATCTGTGCCGCATTCATTTATAACCCCGCTGCCATCCTTCATTGTCCTTCATGGGGGTTAAGGTAAATATACCAAAATATACCCAAAGCTCTTGTCTCTGGAGTCTCTAGATCTGAAACTGAACAATAGCAGAAAGAGATTACAGTAAGTATGTAAGAGCTGTACAAAGAAAACAGTATCTTGGCAGTCCTGGCATTGCTATGGAAGAATGGCAGTGCCATATGTTGAATAAAGTCCCACTGTATGTTAGTTCTTTGCTAGTTTCACAAATCAGTTTTTCCCACATCTCATCAACAATGCTTTGGACCTGCACATTATCAGTAAAGAAGAGTTATTATAATACACTCTTCCCTGTCAGTGGGTTCAGGACTCCAAGATCCTCAAGACATTttctatacacatacactcaccggccactttattaggtgcaccatgctagtaacgggttggacccccttttgccttcagaactgcctcaattcttcgtggcatagatttaacaaggtgctggaagcattcctcagagatgttggtctatattgacatgatggcatcacacagttgccgcagatttgtcggctgcacatccatgatgcgaatctcccgttccaccacatcccaaagatgctctattggattgagatctggtgactgtggaggccatttgagtacagtgaactcattgtcatgttcaagaaaccagtctgagatgattccagctttatgacatggcgcattatcctgctgaaagtagccatcagatgttgggtacattgtggtcataaagggatggacatggtcagcaacaatactcaggtaggctgtggcattgcaacgatgctcaattggtaccaaggggcccaaagagtgccaagaaaatattcccacaccatgacaccaccaccaccagcctgaaccattgatacaaggcaggatggatccatgctttcatgttgttgacgccaaattctgaccctaccatccgaatgtcgcagcagaaatcgagactcatcagaccaggcaacgtttttccaatcttctactgtccaatttccagaAGAgcttttcctgttcttagctgaaaggagtggcacccggtgtggtcttctgctgctgtagcccatctgcctcaaagttcgacatactgtgcgttcagagatgctcttctgcctaacttggttgtaacgggtggcgatttgagtcactgttgcctttctatcagctccaaccagtctgcccattctcctctgacctctggcattaacaaggcatttccgcccacagaactgccgctcactggatgtttttttttttttcggaccattctctgtaaaccctagagatggttgtgcgtgaaaatcccagtagatcagcagtttctgaaatactcagaccagctcttctgggaccaacaaccatgccacgttcaaaggcactcaaatcacctttcttccccatactgatgctcggtttgaactgcaggagattgtcttgaccatgtctacatgcctaaatgcactgagttgccgccatgtgattggctgattagaaattaaatgttaacgagcagttggacaggtgtacctaataaagtggccggtgagtgtatataagcaGAACTGGTAAACTACGCCATTCTTAACTGGACTCTGGTTCTGTAACTATATAAAGGCCCAACCTATAGACACTTCCAATTAGGTTCAGAATCAGATGACccaaagggtgcagtcacacgttgcagttaaaactgcatcataattagttttgaggtggttttaggtgcagttttgtcaatttaacaggtgaaacacatgaactgaacgggtgaatgagaTTTGTGGAGTAGGTTACCCCTTCAAAATTAAATTCACTTATTCAGTTAATGTCTTTCATCtgctaaattgacaaaactgcaccttaaaccacctcaaagctgattgcgatgcaattttagctgcaacgtgtgaacgcaccgaAAAACTTACTATAGAGAAGAACTCTTGGCACCATTATTGTCTTGAATAGTAATCTACATGTGTACAGTGAGATGATACAATAATCATGGACAagcatgtgtactgtatgatgggTACAGAGGATGGGGGGAGGTTTAGGATAACAAGGAAACTCTATTGGAACCATTGAATCTCAGTCCCCTGTGTAGACCCCTCCtttgta harbors:
- the CLBA1 gene encoding uncharacterized protein CLBA1 encodes the protein MKDGSGVINECGTDEDTLLPVQFTTGSENRPGGAIALHKDCDVDKSSPEVTSTWGDFESFTEFTPQPEQLLHENEALDENVVLPTIPDGGDYTDQTEGEAQWDAFNLGNENRQECERIFRLSFPAIAVGGTQEEVKSLEALLTSSDEENISHLIKTRLWLECDSTWQNSDGTKSGSEWQNSKGCTDLMMLLGLPDKNSSDDGGKTNDALIGKEHFTVNKSTPPAGNKCLIQTKLDVGSGCKSGHIFSYQLVLKKSQTDVSLPFLTFSGKKSFFSAQTNCASIFRY